A genomic stretch from Spodoptera frugiperda isolate SF20-4 chromosome 14, AGI-APGP_CSIRO_Sfru_2.0, whole genome shotgun sequence includes:
- the LOC126911362 gene encoding chitin deacetylase 8-like: protein MKCLAVLALLLASSAALAEHSAPPAPPAPPAPAAPCDPAACQLPLCRCSGTDIPGRLAPRDTPQFVVVAFEDSVHEENMATFRRVLYGRRNANQCAAAATFFVSHRDTNYALVNELYNRGHEVALHSISHMNPSTYWRDATYDVIKQEFADQRVQMSHFANIPYDSITGMRLPFLQLSGDNSYRVMADHGLVYDSSWATAAYSAPALWPYTLDYRSTQDCLAPPCPTASVPGVWVQPVTPWLDLAGNPCSLVHECYNSPDRFNETEWFHFFLTNFERHYFGNRAPFGVFLLEATLYPYPAVQRALQRFLDVLNNLQDVFMVTGEEVIEWVKSPVPVNQYRTQPCRQYIPTTCVRAQCELTSEYDGREYEFESCNVCPRVYPWLGNPLGQ from the exons ATGAAGTGCCTCGCCGTGCTCGCCCTGCTGCTCGCGTCCTCCGCGGCGCTGGCGGAACActccgcgccccccgcgccccccgcgccccccgcgcccgccgcgccctgCGACCCCGCGGCCTGCCAGCTGCCACTCTGCCGGTGTTCCGGCACCGACATCCCCGGGAGACTCGCTCCACGGGATACTCCGCAG TTCGTGGTGGTGGCGTTCGAGGACAGCGTGCACGAGGAGAACATGGCGACGTTCCGGCGCGTGCTGTACGGGCGCCGCAACGCCAACCAGTGCGCGGCCGCCGCCACCTTCTTCGTCAGCCACCGCGACACCAACTACGCGCTCGTCAACGAGCTCTACAACCGCGGCCACGAGGTGGCGCTGCACTCCATCTCGCACATGAACCCCTCCACGTACTGGCGCGACGCCacctatgacgtcatcaaacaAGAGTTTGCCGACCAGAGAGTACAGATGTCGCACTTCGCCAACATTCCCTACGACTCCATCACCG GCATGCGGCTGCCGTTCCTCCAGCTGTCGGGAGACAACAGTTACAGGGTGATGGCGGACCACGGGCTCGTGTACGACAGCAGCTGGGCCACCGCCGCGTACTCCGCGCCCGCGCTGTGGCCCTACACGCTGGACTACCGCTCCACGCAGGACTGCCTCGCGCCGCCGTGTCCCACCGCCTCCGTCCCCGGCGTGTGGGTCCAACCCGTCACTCCCTGGCTCGACCTCGCCGGCAACCCGTGCTCGCTGGTACACGAGTGCTACAACTC GCCCGACCGCTTCAACGAGACAGAATGGTTCCACTTCTTCTTGACCAACTTCGAGCGGCACTACTTCGGTAACCGCGCCCCGTTCGGCGTGTTCCTGCTGGAGGCGACCCTGTACCCGTACCCGGCCGTGCAGCGCGCGCTGCAGCGGTTCCTGGACGTGCTCAACAACCTGCAGGACGTGTTCATG GTGACCGGCGAGGAAGTCATCGAGTGGGTGAAGAGCCCAGTCCCAGTGAACCAGTACAGGACGCAGCCGTGTCGCCAGTACATACCGACCACCTGCGTGCGGGCGCAGTGCGAGCTCACCTCCGAGTACGACGGA aGAGAATACGAATTTGAATCGTGCAACGTGTGTCCGCGTGTGTACCCGTGGCTCGGCAACCCCCTGGGCCAGTGA